One Leptospira meyeri genomic region harbors:
- a CDS encoding SDR family NAD(P)-dependent oxidoreductase, protein MSEFYRDEWVWITGASSGIGKELVSQAYQQKAKVLLASRKTKDLEALAKELHLEKGRYAVEKLDLEDYQSTAGFAKRCLQKYGIPKVVIHNGGISQRSLTKETNLITLEKIMNTNFYGAAEMTRAMIPQILGKKDVHFAVISSVAGKIGSPLRSAYSASKFALVGFFHSLRSEEEKSGIFVTMVYPGFIQTNISKNALKGDGSSTGTMDSVIAAGLPVQLCAHRILHAVANKQREVVIAGIKEKFGLFLQTVYPSLFFKMIQNAKVR, encoded by the coding sequence ATGAGCGAATTTTACCGAGATGAATGGGTTTGGATTACGGGAGCTTCCTCTGGAATTGGAAAAGAACTAGTTTCCCAAGCCTACCAACAGAAAGCAAAGGTCCTCCTCGCTTCCCGTAAAACAAAGGATCTAGAAGCACTAGCAAAAGAACTTCATTTAGAGAAAGGTCGTTACGCTGTGGAAAAATTAGATTTAGAAGATTATCAATCTACCGCAGGTTTTGCCAAACGTTGTTTGCAAAAGTATGGGATTCCGAAAGTAGTGATTCATAATGGTGGGATCAGCCAAAGATCTTTAACAAAAGAAACAAATTTAATTACTTTAGAAAAGATTATGAACACTAACTTTTATGGGGCTGCGGAAATGACTCGTGCGATGATCCCACAAATATTGGGGAAAAAAGATGTTCACTTTGCCGTGATCTCAAGTGTTGCTGGGAAAATTGGTAGTCCACTTCGATCTGCTTATTCTGCCTCCAAATTCGCATTAGTTGGCTTTTTTCATTCTTTACGATCAGAGGAAGAAAAATCGGGAATTTTTGTGACTATGGTATACCCAGGTTTTATCCAAACCAATATTTCAAAGAATGCACTCAAAGGTGACGGATCTTCCACAGGCACGATGGATTCTGTGATTGCGGCTGGTTTACCAGTTCAGTTATGCGCACATAGAATTCTACATGCAGTTGCAAATAAACAGCGTGAAGTTGTCATTGCAGGCATTAAGGAAAAATTTGGATTGTTTTTACAGACAGTATACCCTTCCTTATTTTTTAAAATGATTCAAAATGCAAAGGTAAGGTAA